In a genomic window of Sulfurisphaera tokodaii str. 7:
- a CDS encoding winged helix-turn-helix transcriptional regulator, translating into MELTPRLQDIISILKEKKEINIKDLALELKISPKTAKGYARELYRLGFVELDNDNIKLKNSQPVSSDELRKILDAHEAEIANLKKEIELLKEELAKIKKSRSKS; encoded by the coding sequence ATGGAGCTGACACCCCGTCTTCAAGATATAATTTCTATTTTAAAAGAGAAGAAAGAAATTAACATAAAAGACCTAGCACTAGAATTAAAGATCTCTCCTAAAACAGCAAAGGGTTATGCCAGAGAACTCTATCGTTTAGGATTCGTAGAACTAGATAATGATAATATTAAACTGAAAAACTCTCAACCAGTTTCAAGTGATGAGTTAAGGAAAATATTGGATGCTCATGAAGCCGAGATTGCAAATTTGAAAAAAGAAATAGAATTATTAAAGGAAGAATTAGCTAAAATAAAAAAATCAAGAAGTAAATCCTAA
- a CDS encoding polyprenol monophosphomannose synthase — translation MRGVLVPTYNEAENIKELIPRIRQYLPDAKIIIVDDDSEDSTAEIARKLDAIVFVRKGEKGLGSALRFGLLKGLELGFEYLATMDADLSHDPIYLPKMFEEAKKADLVIGSRYIEGGKIENWPLKRRIISKGANMLAKTLLRIDVKDNTSGYRVYSRNAIEVVKDCKNADGYEFQICAVYKVKRARLRIVEVPITFRDRSKGKSKLGSEKILNWFVYVLKLSLGFTS, via the coding sequence ATGAGAGGGGTTCTAGTTCCAACGTATAATGAGGCGGAAAATATAAAAGAACTCATACCACGAATTAGGCAATATCTACCAGATGCAAAAATCATTATAGTAGACGATGATAGCGAAGATAGTACTGCAGAAATAGCTAGAAAGTTGGATGCTATAGTTTTTGTAAGAAAAGGTGAGAAGGGCCTTGGCAGTGCATTAAGGTTTGGACTACTTAAAGGATTAGAATTAGGATTTGAATACTTAGCAACTATGGATGCTGACTTAAGTCATGACCCTATTTATTTGCCTAAAATGTTTGAAGAGGCAAAAAAGGCTGATTTGGTTATAGGTTCTAGATATATAGAAGGTGGAAAAATTGAAAACTGGCCCTTAAAGAGAAGAATTATTAGCAAAGGAGCAAATATGTTAGCTAAGACCTTACTTAGAATCGATGTTAAAGATAATACTTCTGGGTATAGGGTTTATTCTAGGAATGCTATCGAAGTAGTTAAAGATTGTAAAAATGCAGATGGATATGAGTTTCAAATATGTGCGGTATATAAGGTTAAGAGGGCTAGATTAAGGATAGTTGAAGTACCTATAACCTTTAGGGATAGAAGTAAGGGAAAAAGTAAGTTAGGAAGTGAAAAAATTCTTAATTGGTTTGTATATGTTTTAAAACTATCATTAGGATTTACTTCTTGA
- a CDS encoding RNA-binding protein, giving the protein MQRHFLSEKDSKKLISEIKNKYGINIEGRIEIGKEKKEVYYFIDGLLSFFSEELIPTLCFIRKYNLQLPSVTVDEGAVKHIINGADLFVPGIVEYNCNCKEGDIVLVKTKTNIPIAIIKVIMDKERALSEKKGKFGINLHYINDKIWEMCNERGSSSNV; this is encoded by the coding sequence ATGCAGAGACATTTTTTATCTGAAAAAGATAGTAAAAAACTAATCTCTGAAATAAAAAATAAATATGGAATTAATATTGAAGGAAGAATTGAAATTGGAAAGGAGAAAAAGGAAGTATACTACTTTATTGATGGTTTACTCTCGTTTTTTTCAGAAGAATTGATTCCTACACTTTGTTTTATAAGAAAATATAATTTACAACTCCCTTCTGTAACGGTTGATGAAGGTGCAGTAAAGCATATTATAAATGGTGCTGATCTTTTTGTACCCGGTATTGTTGAATATAATTGTAATTGTAAAGAAGGTGATATTGTTTTGGTAAAGACTAAGACAAATATTCCCATAGCAATTATAAAAGTTATTATGGATAAAGAAAGAGCTTTAAGTGAGAAAAAGGGGAAGTTTGGAATAAATTTACATTATATTAATGACAAAATCTGGGAAATGTGCAATGAGAGGGGTTCTAGTTCCAACGTATAA
- the cutA gene encoding glyceraldehyde dehydrogenase subunit alpha: MYIGKPIKRIEDLRLITGKGAYVDDIELPGTLFVAFVRSKYPHARIKVKKEEGIFTGEDINPGKDFPIATKETTYVGQPIAIVIAKDRYEAYDLIESVEVEYEELDYVLDPEKALEDKVKVHSGLSSNIYYHERWKGGDVEKAFKEADLTISDTLINQRVIASPLETRGALAYFDGNKLTFYSSTQSAHYLRRNLVDFLGFENIRVIQPDVGGAFGSKIIAHPEEYALAKLALMLRKPLKWVPTRTEEFISAGHGRDKKLKFEVAVKKDGTILGIRGTLIANLGAPYPDANDDESGNVKSTVRMLPGIYKIIGADIDAYAVHTNITPTQSYRGAGRPEGIYFIERIVNIVADELGIDQYEIRLKNAIDTLPYTNIFGVTYDSGNVKKLLEIGKKYYDELKKEDGCVGVSSYIEITAFGPWEVARISVKYDGKITLVTGTGPHGQGDATAFAQIAADVLELPIEKIEVRWGDTEIIEDGIGTWGSRTVTIGGSAVLLASQKLKDKLIEIGAKILNADKEEVEYKEGNVTHKKNGNKVTFNEIVKNAFKMGESLDTTAIYNVKQPPTTPYGVHLALVKVDGTGKVFVKKYVAVDDVGTVINPLLAEGQAIGGIVQGMAQALLEGAFFDENGQLLTTNFQDYPIPTAVEIPEKIDWYYEILGKSPHPTGSKGIGEAGAIAATPTIINAVEQCIKKRITKMPVKFEELVS, encoded by the coding sequence ATGTATATAGGTAAGCCGATAAAAAGAATTGAGGATTTAAGGCTTATAACTGGAAAAGGAGCATACGTTGATGATATTGAACTACCCGGAACACTATTTGTAGCATTCGTAAGAAGTAAATATCCTCATGCAAGGATTAAGGTTAAAAAAGAAGAAGGAATATTTACTGGTGAAGATATAAATCCTGGAAAAGATTTCCCTATAGCAACTAAAGAGACTACCTACGTTGGACAGCCAATAGCTATAGTTATTGCAAAAGATAGATATGAGGCTTATGATCTAATTGAATCTGTTGAAGTAGAATATGAGGAATTAGACTACGTTTTAGACCCGGAAAAAGCGTTAGAAGACAAAGTAAAGGTGCATAGTGGTTTATCTTCAAATATTTATTATCATGAAAGATGGAAAGGAGGAGACGTAGAAAAAGCATTTAAAGAAGCTGATTTAACAATTTCTGATACCTTAATCAATCAAAGGGTAATAGCTTCACCGTTAGAGACTAGAGGCGCTTTAGCTTACTTTGATGGGAATAAGCTTACATTTTACTCTTCTACGCAATCAGCTCACTATTTGAGAAGAAATCTTGTTGATTTCCTTGGATTTGAAAACATTAGGGTAATTCAGCCTGACGTTGGAGGTGCATTTGGTAGTAAAATCATTGCCCATCCAGAGGAATACGCCTTAGCTAAACTAGCACTAATGTTAAGGAAACCACTAAAATGGGTACCTACAAGAACTGAAGAATTTATATCGGCTGGACATGGTAGGGACAAAAAACTGAAGTTTGAAGTTGCTGTTAAAAAAGATGGAACAATTTTAGGAATAAGAGGTACTCTGATAGCAAACTTAGGAGCTCCTTACCCAGATGCTAATGATGATGAATCTGGAAACGTTAAGAGTACCGTAAGGATGTTACCTGGTATTTATAAGATAATCGGTGCTGATATTGATGCCTATGCAGTTCATACAAATATAACTCCTACACAATCATATAGAGGTGCTGGTAGACCAGAAGGTATATACTTTATAGAGAGAATAGTAAATATTGTAGCAGATGAATTAGGGATAGATCAGTATGAAATAAGGTTAAAGAATGCTATTGACACATTACCGTATACTAACATTTTTGGTGTTACTTATGATTCTGGAAATGTAAAGAAACTTTTAGAAATTGGGAAGAAATATTATGATGAGCTAAAGAAAGAGGATGGCTGTGTTGGTGTCTCTTCATATATTGAAATAACTGCTTTTGGACCTTGGGAAGTTGCCAGAATTTCTGTTAAATATGATGGTAAAATTACATTAGTTACAGGTACTGGTCCTCACGGTCAAGGAGATGCAACTGCATTTGCTCAAATTGCAGCTGACGTACTGGAGTTACCAATTGAAAAGATTGAAGTTAGATGGGGTGATACGGAAATAATTGAAGATGGTATTGGAACATGGGGAAGTAGGACTGTAACTATAGGTGGTTCAGCAGTTTTATTAGCTTCTCAAAAGCTTAAGGATAAATTAATTGAAATCGGTGCTAAAATACTAAATGCTGACAAAGAGGAGGTTGAGTATAAAGAAGGAAATGTCACACATAAGAAGAACGGTAATAAAGTTACTTTTAACGAAATCGTAAAGAATGCTTTTAAGATGGGAGAAAGTCTGGATACAACAGCTATTTATAATGTTAAGCAACCTCCCACCACTCCCTATGGTGTGCATTTGGCTCTAGTTAAGGTAGATGGGACAGGAAAAGTATTTGTAAAGAAATATGTTGCAGTTGATGATGTAGGAACTGTTATTAACCCTTTACTTGCTGAAGGACAAGCTATAGGTGGCATTGTACAAGGGATGGCACAAGCGTTATTAGAGGGAGCTTTCTTTGATGAAAATGGACAATTATTAACTACTAATTTTCAAGACTACCCTATACCTACAGCAGTAGAAATACCCGAGAAGATAGATTGGTATTATGAGATTTTAGGAAAATCTCCTCATCCTACGGGGAGCAAAGGGATTGGAGAAGCTGGTGCAATAGCAGCTACACCGACAATAATAAATGCTGTGGAACAATGTATTAAAAAGAGAATAACTAAAATGCCGGTTAAATTTGAGGAGTTGGTTAGTTAA
- a CDS encoding M48 family metallopeptidase, which produces MNLIIFAILPLIFIGDHLQLRRLKSLFTIQGIRIFLDNNESVNAYIIGKNLVITKGFLKLDKSEQRAILAHEMSHIVLNHYLKMKIFVAVGLLFSLFLFQFNIVLSLISLILVFLLQKFISKRQEIQADRLAYSIVGDELKLVIKKYGDVESSIFSSHPTINTRLKMLSF; this is translated from the coding sequence GTGAATTTAATTATTTTCGCCATACTCCCTCTCATATTTATAGGAGATCATTTACAGTTAAGGAGATTAAAATCTTTATTTACTATACAAGGAATAAGAATATTTCTTGATAATAATGAGAGTGTAAACGCATATATAATAGGTAAAAATTTAGTAATAACTAAAGGCTTTCTAAAACTAGATAAATCCGAACAAAGAGCAATATTAGCTCACGAGATGTCACATATTGTACTTAACCATTACCTAAAGATGAAAATCTTCGTAGCTGTGGGGTTATTATTCTCATTATTTCTGTTTCAGTTTAATATTGTTCTTTCACTGATTTCTTTGATTTTGGTCTTTTTATTGCAAAAATTTATAAGTAAAAGGCAAGAGATCCAAGCTGATAGGCTTGCATATTCTATAGTTGGGGATGAACTTAAACTAGTCATTAAAAAGTATGGAGACGTAGAGTCTAGCATATTCTCTTCTCATCCAACTATAAACACGAGACTTAAGATGTTAAGTTTTTAA
- a CDS encoding zinc-dependent dehydrogenase — protein MKAVLLENGKVVIKEIPKPIIKDKGDVIVKMKACGLCGTDVEKICGQYTASQPILGHEPAGIIDESSVDFLKSGQRVFAHHHVPCYECYYCTHGSPTMCPYYRKTNLDPGGFAEYFRVPAWNVIRGGILILPDSVSFDEGAFIEPLATVVRAQRRVKINKGDSVLVVGAGPMGLLHVMMAKANGASTVITSDVSDFRIEYATKVGADYSLNARKTDIPSEVKKLTDGRGADVAIIASGSPSAILSGLLSVRKGGYVLLFGVPYKGTVLNYDISELLNNEISIISSNAAVEEDTKEALKLIYERKVDVKKLITHRFPLDEFNEAVRVAKQGEAIKVIIYD, from the coding sequence GTGAAAGCTGTACTTTTAGAGAACGGAAAGGTTGTAATTAAGGAGATACCTAAGCCTATAATTAAGGATAAAGGTGATGTTATAGTTAAGATGAAAGCTTGCGGATTATGTGGTACAGATGTAGAAAAAATTTGTGGACAATACACAGCATCTCAGCCAATACTAGGGCATGAGCCAGCTGGAATAATAGATGAATCTAGTGTAGATTTCTTAAAATCAGGACAAAGAGTATTTGCTCACCACCATGTTCCTTGCTATGAGTGTTACTATTGTACTCACGGTAGTCCTACAATGTGTCCTTATTATAGGAAAACAAATCTTGACCCTGGCGGATTTGCTGAGTACTTTAGGGTACCAGCTTGGAATGTAATAAGGGGAGGAATTTTAATTTTACCAGACTCTGTATCTTTCGATGAAGGAGCTTTTATAGAACCATTAGCTACTGTTGTGAGAGCACAGAGAAGAGTAAAAATAAATAAGGGAGATAGTGTCTTAGTGGTTGGAGCTGGACCTATGGGTTTATTACACGTAATGATGGCTAAGGCTAATGGTGCCAGTACTGTTATAACATCTGACGTATCAGATTTTAGAATTGAATATGCTACCAAAGTAGGAGCAGACTACTCGTTAAATGCTAGAAAGACTGATATACCAAGTGAAGTTAAGAAATTAACAGACGGTAGAGGAGCTGATGTAGCAATAATAGCCTCGGGGTCTCCTTCAGCTATATTATCTGGACTACTTTCAGTAAGAAAAGGGGGATACGTATTACTATTTGGTGTTCCGTATAAAGGAACAGTCTTGAATTACGATATTAGTGAGCTTTTAAATAATGAAATTTCAATAATATCAAGTAATGCTGCAGTGGAAGAAGATACAAAAGAAGCACTGAAATTAATTTATGAAAGAAAAGTTGATGTCAAAAAACTGATAACCCATAGGTTTCCATTAGATGAATTTAATGAGGCCGTAAGGGTAGCTAAGCAAGGAGAGGCCATAAAGGTAATAATATATGATTGA
- a CDS encoding cobalamin biosynthesis protein, with the protein MLPILYLAILFDLTLGEPPVYIHPVVWVGKISEKMIVPYKGYLYGVFVWIISVIPVLILLLIPLYIPSVIIQTILLTFFLKTSFSIKMLYELVKKSIPVNRENRKYAQQLVRRNVYELDDPHVASAVIESLFESLVDGITSPIFWFLILGYPGALLQRFSNTMDSMVGYKTLELQKEGWFSAKVDTIMNYIPSRLTGILMIIAGYILGYKPRDLYKTLKSSGIESLNARYPISFASSILHVKLEKPGYYSVGEGNLPKEDDVRRALRLFVATLVLYFTLISIIYYYLYGLSLLSYPYGLIKFI; encoded by the coding sequence TTGCTACCTATTCTTTACCTCGCTATTCTCTTTGATTTAACCCTAGGAGAGCCTCCAGTCTACATTCATCCAGTCGTTTGGGTTGGTAAAATATCTGAGAAAATGATAGTACCTTATAAGGGCTATTTATACGGAGTCTTTGTATGGATAATTAGTGTAATACCGGTCCTAATTCTCCTTCTAATCCCGCTATATATTCCTAGCGTAATAATACAGACTATACTTCTTACTTTTTTCCTTAAGACTAGTTTTTCTATCAAAATGCTTTATGAACTGGTGAAAAAGTCTATCCCAGTTAATAGAGAAAATAGAAAGTATGCACAACAGTTAGTTAGAAGAAATGTATATGAACTCGATGATCCTCATGTAGCCTCAGCAGTTATCGAATCTTTATTTGAAAGTCTCGTTGATGGTATAACTTCACCTATTTTCTGGTTCCTTATTCTTGGCTATCCTGGTGCACTTCTACAAAGATTTTCTAATACGATGGATAGTATGGTAGGTTATAAAACACTAGAGTTACAGAAAGAGGGATGGTTTTCTGCGAAAGTTGATACTATCATGAATTATATACCTTCTAGGCTCACTGGAATCCTAATGATTATAGCTGGATACATCCTTGGATATAAGCCTAGAGATTTATATAAGACCCTTAAGAGTAGCGGGATTGAAAGTTTGAATGCCAGATACCCAATATCTTTTGCTTCATCTATATTGCATGTGAAACTTGAAAAACCAGGTTACTATTCAGTAGGCGAAGGTAATTTGCCTAAAGAAGATGACGTAAGAAGAGCATTAAGACTTTTTGTTGCAACCTTAGTACTTTATTTTACCTTAATCTCAATCATATATTATTACCTTTATGGCCTCTCCTTGCTTAGCTACCCTTACGGCCTCATTAAATTCATCTAA
- the cobS gene encoding adenosylcobinamide-GDP ribazoletransferase: MKIFKKIASQISFFTIIPSTKATLEEVASASFISPIIIGVITALIDYSVVFVTSKFLGNLAFLLLLPTVEIIRGFHHLDGLLDFGDALMAKDYNKKIKALHDVEVGAGGIGLLLVYVSIFLTVLLSIKTLSFYSLLIAEVESRALGILLLAIMPPIEISYMGKIFHKNLNNKWKILSIIVEVVLFGNPYILISFAILLLFFYFLGYSTLKGSSGDFIGAIITLSFPIFLLIAERSCYLFFTSLFSLI, encoded by the coding sequence ATGAAAATATTTAAAAAGATTGCCTCACAAATCTCATTCTTTACTATTATTCCCTCGACAAAAGCAACTTTAGAGGAGGTTGCTAGTGCTTCCTTTATCTCACCAATAATTATTGGAGTAATCACGGCTTTAATTGACTATTCTGTAGTATTTGTAACGTCAAAGTTTTTGGGCAATCTTGCCTTCCTCCTTCTATTACCTACTGTGGAGATTATTAGAGGTTTTCATCATCTAGACGGGTTACTTGATTTTGGAGATGCACTAATGGCTAAAGATTATAACAAGAAAATTAAGGCTTTACATGACGTAGAAGTAGGAGCTGGTGGAATAGGCTTACTGTTGGTGTATGTTTCAATTTTTCTTACCGTGTTGCTATCTATCAAAACTTTATCTTTCTATTCTTTGTTAATTGCAGAAGTTGAAAGTAGAGCTTTAGGAATCCTTTTATTAGCCATAATGCCTCCAATAGAAATAAGTTATATGGGGAAGATTTTTCATAAGAATCTAAATAATAAATGGAAAATACTGTCAATTATAGTTGAGGTAGTACTTTTCGGAAATCCATACATATTAATTTCGTTCGCTATTCTATTACTCTTTTTCTACTTTCTAGGATACTCGACTCTAAAGGGGAGTTCTGGAGATTTTATAGGAGCCATAATAACTTTATCATTTCCCATATTTCTACTTATAGCGGAAAGAAGTTGCTACCTATTCTTTACCTCGCTATTCTCTTTGATTTAA
- a CDS encoding cobyric acid synthase, whose protein sequence is MAIIIASTMSDSGKSTVTTAIVKLLDLTPMKIQNMSLNSFPTMDNGEIAFIQAYQAFAKGIEPERYMNPILLKPAGKGIEVIYFGTPIGVYSAEEYYNKIEELWWKIKDYIRRDVVIESAGGIEPNFIDKDLTLVRLVKEFNLPVILILDIDRGGAFTSAYGAYLTLPESVRRNLKGFIINKFRGDEKLLNPAIKWLEEKTGMRYLGYLPYFDEPPIMQEDSMNIFEFGEGDIEVGILAYPYMSNFNEFYAFNKSNAHIKFIKKPSQLSKVDLVIIPGSRNTFESLVWLTEKGFIEHIRKKPVLGICGGFQLMGKKLIDSYGYESGSIKEYQGLGIFDIEVIYDKDKIISRSWSDIKVNGYEIRRGKIKYLNEKPILTITKRGYKEVNVYDGAIKDDKLGYSIHGSLFSDGGKKLLYELYGIKVNSKSLEEEIKDQSERLANIFKRYIDVDLLNQINV, encoded by the coding sequence GTGGCAATTATTATAGCTTCTACTATGAGTGATTCTGGGAAATCGACAGTAACAACGGCTATCGTTAAATTACTAGATTTAACTCCTATGAAAATACAGAATATGTCACTAAATAGCTTTCCTACTATGGATAATGGAGAAATAGCTTTCATCCAAGCATATCAAGCGTTTGCAAAGGGAATTGAACCAGAAAGATATATGAATCCTATTCTATTAAAGCCTGCGGGTAAAGGAATAGAAGTTATTTACTTTGGTACTCCTATCGGAGTATATTCAGCTGAAGAGTACTATAATAAAATAGAAGAATTATGGTGGAAAATTAAGGATTATATTAGGAGAGATGTTGTAATTGAATCAGCTGGAGGAATTGAACCGAATTTTATAGATAAAGACTTAACACTGGTAAGGTTAGTAAAAGAGTTTAATCTTCCCGTTATATTAATTCTAGATATAGATAGAGGAGGAGCATTTACTTCAGCTTACGGTGCATATCTTACTCTCCCAGAAAGTGTAAGAAGGAACTTGAAAGGTTTTATAATTAATAAGTTTAGAGGAGATGAAAAGTTACTTAACCCAGCTATAAAATGGCTTGAAGAAAAAACTGGGATGAGATATTTAGGTTATCTTCCTTATTTTGATGAACCTCCAATAATGCAAGAAGATTCAATGAACATATTTGAATTCGGTGAAGGAGATATCGAAGTAGGTATACTAGCTTACCCTTATATGAGTAATTTTAACGAATTTTATGCATTTAATAAATCAAATGCACATATTAAATTTATTAAAAAGCCTTCACAATTATCTAAAGTTGACTTAGTTATTATACCTGGTAGTAGAAATACGTTTGAAAGTCTAGTATGGTTAACGGAGAAGGGTTTTATTGAGCATATTAGAAAGAAACCAGTCCTAGGAATATGTGGTGGTTTTCAACTTATGGGTAAAAAGCTTATAGACTCTTATGGTTATGAAAGTGGGTCTATAAAGGAATATCAGGGTCTAGGGATATTCGACATTGAAGTTATATATGATAAAGACAAAATTATTTCTAGAAGCTGGTCTGATATAAAAGTTAATGGTTATGAAATCAGAAGAGGAAAAATAAAATATTTGAACGAAAAGCCTATCTTAACAATTACTAAGCGTGGATATAAGGAAGTGAATGTTTATGATGGTGCTATAAAAGATGATAAATTAGGTTATAGTATTCATGGCTCTCTATTTTCTGATGGAGGTAAAAAACTTCTATATGAATTATATGGTATAAAAGTTAATAGTAAAAGTCTTGAGGAGGAAATAAAGGATCAATCTGAGAGATTAGCTAATATATTTAAACGTTATATTGATGTGGATTTACTTAATCAAATAAATGTATAG
- a CDS encoding ATP-binding protein: MSFDPQKFVDEISPQLKEIVDGRAIAAVSGGVDSTTAAVLSYKILGDKVIPVMIDTGFLRENEAENVKNMLKDLMPLQVIDEREKFISSLEGMSDAEEKRKKFRQLFYDTLSRIVKEFNAKYLIQGTIAADWVETQGGIKTQHNVLVQLGIDTEKEWGFKVVEPLADLYKDEVRALAKYLGLPRDIYNRQPFPGPGLLVRVVGKLTREKLEILRKVTTTVEKNLSELNLSQYFAVIFDSAAEYNKELSNEVGCDVKVYKTLATGVKGDVRAYGNIAGIECRKDYESLREIMEKLTSYNITHVVVKIKDKNPEGIYTIGIRAVNTQDFMTADFAKINWNILEKIANEINDKKIKEVVYDITTKPPATIEYE; encoded by the coding sequence ATGAGTTTTGATCCACAAAAATTTGTTGATGAAATCTCTCCTCAATTAAAGGAAATTGTTGATGGTAGAGCTATAGCAGCAGTAAGTGGTGGTGTTGATAGTACAACAGCCGCAGTTTTATCGTATAAGATTCTAGGGGATAAAGTAATTCCAGTTATGATAGATACGGGTTTTTTAAGAGAAAACGAAGCTGAGAATGTAAAGAATATGCTTAAAGATTTAATGCCTCTACAAGTTATTGACGAGAGAGAAAAATTCATATCATCATTAGAGGGTATGTCAGATGCTGAAGAGAAAAGGAAAAAATTCAGGCAATTATTTTATGATACTTTATCAAGAATCGTAAAAGAGTTCAATGCAAAATATTTAATACAAGGAACAATTGCTGCTGATTGGGTAGAAACCCAAGGAGGTATAAAAACACAGCATAATGTTCTAGTACAGTTAGGTATAGATACTGAAAAAGAATGGGGATTTAAAGTTGTTGAGCCTTTAGCTGATTTATATAAAGATGAGGTTAGGGCATTAGCAAAATACTTAGGTTTACCTAGGGATATATATAATAGGCAACCTTTTCCAGGTCCAGGACTACTTGTTAGAGTTGTAGGTAAGTTAACTAGAGAAAAGCTCGAAATCTTGAGGAAAGTAACTACTACTGTGGAAAAGAACTTATCTGAATTAAACCTCTCTCAGTATTTTGCAGTCATTTTTGACTCTGCTGCAGAGTATAATAAAGAGTTAAGTAATGAGGTAGGATGTGATGTTAAGGTATACAAAACATTAGCTACTGGAGTTAAAGGTGATGTAAGGGCTTATGGTAATATAGCTGGTATTGAATGCAGGAAAGATTACGAGAGCTTAAGAGAAATTATGGAAAAACTTACAAGTTATAATATAACTCATGTGGTCGTTAAGATAAAGGATAAAAACCCGGAGGGTATTTATACCATAGGAATTAGAGCTGTAAATACACAAGATTTTATGACAGCAGATTTTGCTAAGATAAATTGGAATATCCTTGAAAAAATAGCAAATGAAATTAATGATAAAAAAATCAAGGAAGTTGTTTATGATATAACTACAAAACCCCCAGCAACTATTGAGTATGAGTAA
- the htpX gene encoding zinc metalloprotease HtpX, which produces MIWEVTKLRISMILSAIAILVLGFALIYGILGYFFGFSNAPLLITGALAFVTIFTILQWLFGPALIKSIYHLTEVDPTDPQYGWVYNLVQEVAMYNRMNTPKVYIANVPFPNAFAFESPIYGKNMAITLPLLRMLTPEEVKAVIGHEIGHLRHKDTELLLAVGLIPTLLYWIGYGLWWGGLLGGGGGGRNDNSGILFLIGIALIAFSFLFNLFVLFLNRMREAYADVNSAITVPNGAKNLQTALAKIVLSTDPDIIERYKKKYGQIGSMLLFSGFQINEDIPAYKVQELVEYWRNIKVSPFADIFSDHPHPAKRIQLLEKLTHTQ; this is translated from the coding sequence ATGATTTGGGAAGTAACTAAATTAAGAATAAGTATGATACTCTCAGCAATTGCAATATTAGTTCTAGGTTTCGCATTAATCTACGGCATATTAGGCTACTTCTTCGGCTTCTCTAATGCACCATTACTTATTACTGGAGCTTTAGCGTTTGTAACAATATTTACAATACTTCAATGGTTATTCGGGCCAGCTTTAATAAAATCAATTTATCATCTTACTGAAGTAGACCCTACTGATCCACAATATGGATGGGTTTATAATCTCGTTCAAGAGGTCGCTATGTATAATAGAATGAATACACCAAAAGTTTACATAGCTAATGTACCATTTCCAAACGCTTTTGCCTTCGAAAGCCCTATTTATGGTAAGAACATGGCAATTACATTGCCTTTATTAAGAATGTTAACTCCGGAAGAAGTAAAAGCAGTTATAGGTCATGAGATAGGTCACCTTAGACATAAAGATACAGAATTACTTTTGGCAGTGGGGCTTATTCCAACTCTACTCTACTGGATAGGTTACGGATTATGGTGGGGTGGACTGCTTGGTGGAGGTGGAGGAGGTAGAAACGATAATTCTGGAATCCTATTCTTAATCGGAATAGCATTAATAGCATTCAGCTTCCTGTTTAATCTATTTGTACTCTTCCTTAATAGAATGAGAGAAGCATACGCTGACGTTAACTCTGCAATAACAGTCCCTAATGGTGCTAAGAATTTGCAAACAGCATTAGCTAAAATCGTATTATCCACAGATCCAGATATAATTGAAAGGTATAAGAAAAAATATGGACAAATAGGAAGTATGCTATTATTCTCTGGTTTTCAAATAAACGAAGATATACCAGCTTATAAAGTTCAAGAATTAGTAGAATATTGGAGAAATATAAAGGTAAGCCCATTTGCAGACATCTTTAGCGATCATCCACACCCAGCAAAAAGAATACAATTATTAGAAAAACTTACTCATACTCAATAG